One window of Desulfobacca acetoxidans DSM 11109 genomic DNA carries:
- a CDS encoding ABC-type transport auxiliary lipoprotein family protein — MQRISNLFNRQLAAATAAVIMMTLTAIGCGKPPVTLNRYLLEYPSPVSGSRPTLPDSIRVELFAAVQSLTTTAMIYRPKPYEASSYAYNRWQVSPSHLVTDYLLRDLRNSGLFQGVFGYQQSGGVSRFKLEGAVQEFAEVDAPDGWKAVLAISINLLDTNQEEITRRVIMQQNYCSEESMPDQTPLGLAGGMSRAMERISAQVIADVYQAASRAGR, encoded by the coding sequence GTGCAACGAATCAGCAATTTATTTAATCGCCAGCTTGCCGCCGCAACGGCAGCCGTTATCATGATGACTCTGACTGCGATCGGCTGCGGCAAACCACCGGTGACGCTCAATCGCTACCTCCTGGAATATCCCTCCCCGGTTTCGGGTAGCAGACCAACCCTGCCGGACAGCATCCGGGTGGAGCTCTTCGCTGCGGTTCAAAGCCTCACCACCACTGCCATGATCTACCGTCCCAAACCTTATGAGGCCAGCTCCTATGCCTACAATCGCTGGCAGGTAAGCCCCAGTCATCTGGTCACCGATTATCTGCTGCGCGATCTGAGGAATTCAGGTCTCTTTCAGGGGGTCTTCGGCTATCAGCAATCCGGGGGGGTCAGTCGCTTTAAGCTCGAGGGCGCGGTCCAGGAATTTGCCGAAGTCGATGCCCCGGACGGCTGGAAGGCGGTCTTGGCCATTTCCATCAATCTATTGGATACCAATCAGGAGGAAATCACCCGGCGGGTAATCATGCAGCAGAATTATTGCTCGGAAGAGAGTATGCCGGACCAGACCCCGCTAGGTCTGGCGGGAGGTATGAGCCGGGCCATGGAACGCATTTCAGCCCAGGTGATCGCTGATGTTTACCAGGCCGCGAGCCGAGCCGGCCGGTAA
- a CDS encoding GAF domain-containing protein, with amino-acid sequence MSSKERMYLISFQEISKAISSTLSVREILNLVVRKVTEVMNLKGCTIRMVDPKTSTLELVASFGLSEKYLHKGRVDMDKSISEALSGRPVAIYDATTDPRIQYPLEAKEEGIATLVAIPILVKGKVIGVMRMLTAEPREFLMDEIDFAGAVAELGGQALINAEMYESKLKELEFLKGLQQVVKAINSSLEVQKVLSLMVKTATNALDIKAAAVRLLDEKRKQMALVAHFGLSDRYINKGPVETDQSITEAMTGKAVIMYDVASDPRANYPQAAAEEGIKSIISIPIALKGNVVGVLRLYTSEPRSFSEEEIMFMTSLAEQAALALENARMYQKLKQEHEELMSDLYRFSGFTRSI; translated from the coding sequence ATGAGCAGCAAAGAAAGAATGTATCTCATCAGCTTTCAGGAGATCAGCAAGGCTATCAGTTCCACCCTGTCGGTGAGGGAGATATTAAACCTCGTCGTCCGCAAAGTGACGGAGGTGATGAATCTGAAGGGTTGCACCATCCGCATGGTGGACCCGAAAACCAGCACCCTGGAACTGGTGGCGTCCTTCGGTTTGAGTGAGAAGTATCTGCACAAAGGCCGGGTAGACATGGACAAAAGCATCTCCGAAGCCTTGAGCGGCCGTCCGGTGGCAATCTATGACGCGACCACCGATCCGCGCATCCAATATCCCCTGGAGGCCAAAGAGGAGGGTATTGCTACGCTCGTGGCCATCCCCATTTTGGTAAAGGGCAAGGTCATCGGCGTCATGCGGATGCTCACCGCCGAACCTCGGGAATTTCTGATGGATGAGATTGACTTCGCCGGCGCCGTGGCCGAACTCGGCGGCCAGGCCCTGATTAATGCTGAGATGTATGAGTCGAAATTAAAAGAACTGGAATTTTTAAAAGGATTGCAACAGGTCGTCAAGGCAATTAATTCCTCCCTGGAAGTGCAGAAAGTCCTCTCTCTGATGGTCAAGACCGCCACCAACGCCCTCGATATCAAGGCTGCGGCCGTCCGCCTGCTGGATGAAAAGCGCAAACAGATGGCCCTGGTGGCCCACTTCGGGTTAAGTGATCGTTATATCAACAAGGGGCCGGTGGAAACGGATCAGTCCATCACCGAAGCCATGACCGGCAAGGCCGTGATCATGTATGATGTGGCCTCCGATCCCCGGGCCAACTATCCCCAGGCCGCGGCTGAAGAAGGCATCAAGTCTATTATTTCCATCCCCATTGCACTGAAGGGAAATGTCGTTGGCGTCCTTCGTCTTTATACCAGCGAACCCCGAAGCTTCTCCGAAGAGGAGATCATGTTCATGACCTCGCTGGCGGAACAGGCGGCCCTGGCACTGGAAAACGCCCGTATGTACCAAAAGCTCAAGCAGGAACATGAAGAACTGATGAGCGACCTCTACCGTTTCAGCGGTTTTACTCGGAGCATATAA
- the eno gene encoding phosphopyruvate hydratase, giving the protein MNRSIRSVKAMEILDSRGNPTLRVFVGLENGIMASASVPSGASTGENEAVELRDGDPRRYGGKGVLQAVNHVNMLIAPEVIGRDPICQAEIDRLMLELDGTPNKGRLGANAILGVSQAVARAAALNANLPLYAYLGGPGEFRLPMPMMNILNGGKHADNSVDFQEFMIMPLGAACFAEGLRYCAEVFHTLKNILKKKGYNTNVGDEGGFAPNLKSNEEACEVILEAIEAAGYRPGQDIALALDPAASSFFEAGTYNLSKSGQGKKSTDEMVALYEEWVRRYPIVSVEDGLAENDWPGFEKKTALLGDRLQIVGDDLYVTNPHYIRRGIAEKASNAVLIKLNQIGSVTETIEAIQLCRQAGWAFVISHRSGETEDTFLADFAVAMGGGQIKTGSVCRSERIAKYNRLLEIEAELGQVALFQNPFGKQ; this is encoded by the coding sequence ATGAACCGCAGCATTCGTTCGGTCAAGGCTATGGAGATTTTGGATTCACGTGGAAACCCAACCCTGCGGGTCTTTGTCGGGTTGGAAAATGGCATCATGGCTTCGGCCTCGGTGCCGTCCGGTGCTTCTACGGGAGAAAATGAGGCGGTGGAATTGCGAGACGGGGATCCCCGGCGCTATGGCGGCAAAGGGGTGCTGCAAGCAGTCAACCACGTTAATATGCTGATTGCTCCCGAGGTCATCGGCCGGGACCCCATCTGTCAGGCCGAGATCGACCGGCTGATGCTTGAACTTGATGGGACGCCTAATAAAGGCAGGTTGGGGGCCAACGCCATTCTGGGCGTTTCGCAGGCAGTCGCCCGGGCCGCGGCCTTGAACGCTAATCTCCCTTTATATGCCTATCTGGGAGGACCGGGAGAGTTTCGCTTGCCCATGCCGATGATGAATATCTTGAACGGCGGCAAGCATGCCGACAACAGCGTCGATTTTCAGGAATTTATGATCATGCCTTTGGGCGCCGCCTGTTTTGCCGAGGGCCTGCGCTACTGCGCCGAAGTGTTTCACACCTTAAAGAATATCCTGAAGAAAAAAGGCTACAATACCAATGTCGGTGATGAAGGCGGTTTTGCTCCCAACCTCAAGAGCAATGAAGAGGCCTGTGAGGTGATCCTCGAAGCCATTGAGGCTGCCGGATATCGCCCGGGGCAGGACATTGCCCTGGCTTTGGACCCGGCGGCCAGTTCTTTCTTTGAAGCTGGCACCTATAATCTGTCCAAATCCGGTCAGGGGAAGAAATCCACCGACGAGATGGTTGCGCTTTACGAAGAGTGGGTGCGGCGCTATCCGATTGTCTCGGTCGAAGACGGCCTGGCCGAAAACGATTGGCCGGGATTCGAGAAAAAAACGGCGCTCCTGGGAGATCGGCTCCAGATCGTAGGAGATGATCTCTATGTCACCAACCCGCACTACATCCGCCGTGGCATTGCCGAGAAGGCCAGCAATGCCGTCCTGATCAAACTCAATCAGATCGGCAGTGTGACCGAGACGATAGAGGCAATTCAACTATGCCGGCAGGCAGGGTGGGCCTTTGTCATCTCCCACCGCTCCGGTGAGACGGAAGACACCTTCCTAGCTGATTTTGCCGTGGCCATGGGCGGTGGCCAGATTAAAACCGGTTCGGTCTGCCGCAGCGAACGCATTGCCAAGTATAATCGACTCCTGGAGATCGAAGCGGAGTTGGGCCAGGTGGCGCTGTTCCAAAATCCCTTTGGAAAGCAGTAA
- a CDS encoding MFS transporter, whose protein sequence is MPQENQPESTSRDITQPSALKFVILLGVVSLLSDMTYEGARSINGPFLALLGAGATVVATVAGLGELIGYALRLLSGYLTDQTKRYWTITLVGYALNLFAVPLLALAGRWEIAAALMLTERLGKAIRNPARDAMLSHAASTMGRGWGFGLHEAMDQLGAIFGPLIVAIVLFFQVKGGYASGYAILLIPAILALLVLLTGRYLYPQPHQLEVKVLKVESTGLSRPFWLYIAAVALIGAGYADFPLVAYHFKKEAVMTDTWIPLAYAVAMGTDAVAALILGYIYDHLGIMVMVGATLLSAFFAPLVFLGGFFGAMTGMVLWGIGMGAQESVMRAAIADMVPSPRRASAYGIFQTGYGLFWFLGSLLMGLLYNNFLIYLIIFSVASQLLALPIFILVAKKFCVIKY, encoded by the coding sequence ATGCCGCAGGAAAACCAACCTGAATCAACATCAAGGGATATTACCCAACCCTCGGCGCTGAAATTCGTCATCCTGCTTGGAGTAGTGAGCCTCCTGAGCGATATGACCTATGAAGGGGCCCGGAGCATCAATGGGCCTTTTCTGGCCTTACTGGGGGCGGGCGCCACGGTAGTAGCCACCGTGGCCGGGTTGGGAGAACTCATCGGCTATGCCCTGCGCCTGCTCTCTGGCTACCTGACTGACCAGACCAAGCGCTATTGGACCATCACCTTGGTGGGCTATGCCCTCAATCTTTTTGCCGTGCCGTTGCTGGCCTTGGCCGGGCGCTGGGAAATCGCCGCGGCGCTCATGTTGACCGAACGGTTAGGCAAGGCCATCCGCAACCCGGCCCGGGATGCCATGCTGTCCCATGCCGCCTCTACCATGGGCCGGGGCTGGGGCTTTGGGTTGCATGAAGCCATGGATCAACTGGGGGCAATTTTTGGCCCCCTTATCGTCGCCATAGTTTTATTTTTTCAGGTCAAAGGCGGTTACGCCAGCGGCTATGCCATTCTACTGATTCCAGCGATATTAGCTCTGTTGGTGCTGTTAACCGGGCGCTACCTCTATCCCCAGCCGCACCAGTTAGAAGTAAAGGTGCTTAAGGTGGAATCAACAGGTTTATCTCGCCCATTTTGGTTGTATATCGCCGCGGTAGCTCTGATCGGGGCCGGCTATGCGGATTTTCCGCTGGTGGCCTATCATTTCAAAAAAGAAGCGGTTATGACCGATACCTGGATTCCCTTGGCCTATGCCGTGGCCATGGGCACTGACGCTGTTGCCGCGCTGATCCTGGGGTATATATATGACCACCTCGGGATTATGGTAATGGTGGGAGCCACGTTGCTGTCCGCTTTTTTTGCGCCATTGGTCTTCTTAGGCGGATTTTTCGGGGCCATGACCGGCATGGTGCTGTGGGGCATCGGCATGGGTGCCCAGGAGTCCGTGATGCGGGCCGCCATCGCCGATATGGTGCCGTCCCCGCGCCGGGCCTCGGCCTATGGCATTTTTCAGACCGGCTATGGGCTGTTCTGGTTTTTGGGCAGCCTGCTCATGGGCCTATTGTATAATAATTTCCTAATATACCTCATCATTTTTTCAGTGGCAAGCCAGTTGCTGGCTTTACCGATTTTCATCCTGGTGGCCAAAAAATTTTGCGTGATCAAATATTAG
- a CDS encoding universal stress protein, which translates to MFQKILLAYDGSEGAKKALETGINLVKIHQAELWAVTVQEKLPRYGGTIDEVQEEKEVVDAHYGKIVEQVRARAQEAGIEIKVLRPFGHPARTIVEIAKEGQHDLILMGHRGVSGVWAAFLGTTAEKVSRHAPCSVLIVR; encoded by the coding sequence ATGTTTCAGAAAATCTTATTGGCCTACGACGGGTCGGAGGGGGCCAAGAAAGCCCTGGAGACAGGCATTAATCTTGTTAAAATCCATCAAGCGGAGCTTTGGGCCGTCACTGTCCAGGAAAAGTTGCCGCGGTACGGGGGCACCATTGATGAAGTCCAGGAAGAGAAAGAAGTGGTGGATGCGCATTATGGAAAGATCGTGGAGCAGGTGCGGGCCAGAGCCCAGGAGGCTGGCATAGAAATCAAGGTCTTGCGGCCTTTCGGCCATCCGGCCCGTACCATCGTCGAAATAGCCAAAGAGGGGCAACATGACCTGATCCTGATGGGGCACAGGGGCGTTTCCGGGGTCTGGGCGGCCTTCCTGGGCACCACGGCCGAAAAAGTCAGCCGTCATGCTCCCTGCAGCGTTCTTATTGTCCGATAA
- a CDS encoding cation:proton antiporter, whose protein sequence is MEHVWFTAASWIGLALLASLISIRTGVSVALVEIFLGMVGGNFLGFHTVPWIDVLAAFGSMMLTFLAGAEIDPVSFRKHLKPSLVIGGISFLAPFLGAMAFTYFVNGWDLRAAQIAGVALSTTSVAVVYAVMIETRLNEVDIGKLILAACFVTDLGTVLALGVLFATYNRWMLVFVVVTGLALWVLPRLSRWMFKKYGGRVSEPEVKFIFLVLCFLGALAVTASSEAVLPAYLFGLVVAGVFVQDKILIQRMRTITFTLLTPFFFIKAGALISLPALAASLGLIALLFMVKMVTKIVGVWPLTRFYRMGKREGNYCTLLMATGLTFGSISALYGLTNGIINQAQYSVLVTVVIASAVVPTFIAQTWFQPKTTVPYEPIVFGTSDHFLHYPEEI, encoded by the coding sequence GTGGAACATGTCTGGTTCACGGCAGCAAGTTGGATCGGCCTGGCTTTACTGGCCAGCCTTATCTCCATCCGCACCGGGGTTTCCGTGGCCCTAGTGGAGATTTTTTTAGGGATGGTTGGTGGTAATTTTTTGGGTTTCCATACCGTCCCCTGGATCGATGTGTTAGCCGCCTTCGGCTCCATGATGCTCACCTTTCTGGCCGGGGCCGAGATCGACCCCGTCTCTTTTCGCAAACATCTCAAACCCAGCCTGGTTATCGGTGGCATATCCTTTTTGGCGCCGTTCCTGGGAGCCATGGCCTTTACTTATTTTGTCAATGGCTGGGACCTGCGGGCGGCGCAGATCGCTGGCGTCGCCCTGTCCACCACTTCGGTGGCCGTCGTCTACGCCGTGATGATCGAAACTCGGCTTAATGAAGTTGATATAGGCAAGCTTATCCTGGCCGCCTGCTTTGTCACTGACCTGGGAACGGTACTTGCCCTGGGGGTGCTCTTCGCCACATATAACCGTTGGATGCTCGTGTTTGTAGTTGTAACCGGCCTGGCACTTTGGGTCCTGCCCCGCCTAAGCCGCTGGATGTTTAAAAAATACGGGGGGCGGGTCAGTGAACCCGAGGTCAAATTTATTTTCCTGGTCCTTTGTTTTCTAGGCGCCTTGGCTGTCACAGCCAGTAGTGAGGCAGTGCTGCCGGCTTACCTCTTTGGTCTGGTCGTGGCCGGCGTCTTTGTCCAGGATAAAATATTGATCCAACGCATGCGCACAATTACGTTCACCTTACTCACCCCTTTCTTTTTTATTAAGGCGGGGGCCCTGATTTCACTTCCGGCTCTGGCCGCCTCATTAGGTCTGATCGCACTGCTGTTCATGGTCAAAATGGTTACCAAAATAGTCGGTGTATGGCCTTTAACTCGGTTCTACCGGATGGGCAAACGGGAAGGCAACTATTGCACCCTGTTAATGGCCACCGGCCTAACTTTCGGCAGCATTTCGGCCTTGTATGGTCTGACTAATGGCATTATCAACCAGGCGCAGTATTCGGTTCTGGTGACCGTCGTCATCGCCTCGGCGGTGGTACCCACATTTATCGCCCAAACCTGGTTCCAGCCTAAAACCACCGTGCCTTATGAACCGATAGTTTTTGGGACATCAGATCATTTTTTGCATTATCCAGAGGAAATATAG